A genomic window from Schistocerca serialis cubense isolate TAMUIC-IGC-003099 chromosome 4, iqSchSeri2.2, whole genome shotgun sequence includes:
- the LOC126474896 gene encoding transcription factor BTF3 homolog 4-like, whose product MNQEKLKKLQAQVRIGGKGTPRRKKKVVHATAATDDKKLQSSLKKLSVNTIPGIEEVNMIKDDGTVIHFNNPKAQASLAANTFAITGLGETKQITEMLPGILSQLGTEGLTQLKRLASSVANSAAGGKASIEEDDEVPELVENFDEASKEEVAVISDKSKGKDAEGSAGDGKQEEKSKENKAEATNKDKEN is encoded by the coding sequence ATGAACCAAGAAAAGTTGAAGAAACTACAGGCCCAGGTGCGGATTGGAGGGAAAGGCACACCGCGAAGGAAGAAGAAGGTTGTTCATGCAACCGCAGCTACTGATGACAAGAAGTTGCAAAGTTCGTTGAAGAAGCTTTCAGTAAATACTATACCAGGCATCGAAGAAGTAAATATGATCAAGGATGACGGTACTGTAATTCACTTTAATAATCCTAAAGCCCAAGCGTCTTTAGCGGCCAATACATTTGCCATCACTGGCCTTGGAGAAACAAAGCAAATTACAGAAATGTTACCGGGTATTCTAAGTCAGTTGGGCACTGAAGGCTTGACTCAATTAAAGCGCCTGGCATCGAGTGTGGCAAACAGTGCTGCAGGCGGCAAAGCTAGCATTGAAGAAGACGACGAAGTTCCTGAACTTGTTGAGAACTTCGACGAGGCAAGTAAGGAAGAGGTTGCAGTAATATCAGATAAATCCAAGGGGAAGGACGCAGAAGGATCCGCAGGTGacggaaaacaagaagaaaaatccaaagaaaataaggcGGAAGCAACAAACAAGGACAAGGAGAATTGA